DNA from candidate division KSB1 bacterium:
AGTTTCTGCGTCCTTTTGAATTTCTTTAATATCCATAATTAAGTCCCGAAAATTTTGGTTCCTAATTTCTCACCTTGAATAACTCGTTTTAAGTAACCCTGTTTTGTTATATTAAAAACGACGATTGGCAGTTTATTATCCATGCACAAAGTCACCGCTGTCGTGTCCATCACTTGCAAACGACGCTTGACTACTTCTAAATAACTCAATTCATCAAACCTCTTAGCATCTGCATTCAGGTTGGGATCTGAGTCATAAACGCCGTTAACTTTTGTCCCCTTTAAAATAACATCTGCTTCAATTTCTACTGCTCGAAGCGCGGCTGCGGTATCGGTAGTAAAATAAGGATTACCGGTTCCGGCTGCAAAAATAACGACCCGGCCTTTCTCCAAATGGCGGATTGCTCTTCGGCGAATAAAAGGCTCGGCCACTTCTTCCATGTTGATTGCGGTAAGTACGCGGGTGAAAACGTCAGTGCGCTCTAAAAAATCCTGCAAAGCCATCGCGTTGATCACAGTTGCCAGCATACCCATATAATCAGCGGAGACCCGATCCATCCCGCGCGCGCTCGCTGAAAGGCCGCGAAAAATATTTCCGCCGCCGATTACAATTCCCATCTCAACACCCATCCCGTTAACTTCTTTTATTTCACTCGCGATATTCTCAACAATTTTGGGATCTATGCCAAGTCCTTGCTCACCCATTAGCGCTTCACCGCTTAATTTGAGCAAAACGCGTTTATACTGAGATGGCGGCATGTAGTTTAAAGGTAGATTAATCTGAAGGAAACTAAGATCCTAGTTGATAGCGAACGAATTTTCTGATGTTGATATTCTCGCCGGTCTTCGTAATCACTTCTGCCAAAAGTTCTTTTATATTCTTACTCGGGTCTTTAATGTAACTTTGTTCCATCAAGGCGTTTTCCTGGTAAAATTTTTCTAATTTACCCTGAACAAAACGCTCGATTATGTTCTCAGGTTTGCCTTCATTATTTGCTTGAGTTTTATAAATCTCAAGTTCTTTGTCAATTTCTCCCTGCGGGAAATCCTCACGACTCACAACCCGGGGACCGGTTGCCGCAACTTGCATTGCTATATCGCGTGCAAAATTTTTGAAATCATCGGTCTTCGCAACAAAATCGGTTTCGCAGTTTATTTCAACCAAAACTCCCAACTGACTTCCCGCGTGAATATATGCTTCAACAAGGCCTTCATCGGTTTCACGGCCAGCCCTTTTCTCTGCAGAAGCGACTCCCATTTTCCTCAGCAGCTCAACTGCTTTATCGATATCACCATCAGTTTCAGTAAGAGCGCTCTTGCAATCCATAATACCGACTCCGGTACGTTCTCTTAGTGCCTTTACTTTATCAGCCGAAATTGTCATACGTCTAAATGCCTCCACCTAATCTTGTGATGTTTTTTCTTCAGCTTTTTCTTTAGCTATTTCTTCTGCTGCCTGCACTTCTTTTATTTTTTCAGCAATCGTTTCAAGCTCCCCAGCGTCTTGGGTGACAATGACTTCATCCTTTGGTGCTTCAGTACTCTCGGGAACGACTTCTACGGTACCTTCCTCAGACTCTGGTTCGACTCTTGAGCTCATTCCTTCGAGAACCGCGTCCGCAATTGCACGCGTTATGAGGCTAACCGATTTAAAGGCGTCATCATTTGCCGGAATAGGATAGTCCACAACCTCAGGGTCGCAATTTGTGTCAACGATTGCAATTAAGGGAATATTCAATTTGATAGCTTCTGCAACGGCAATGGTTTCCTTCTTCGTATCTACCACAAACATTGCTCCGGGCAATTTATTCATATCCCGAATACCGCCTAAAACCAAATCGAGCTTTTCTCTTTCTCGTTCAATTTTAAGAATTTCCTTCTTTAGAAGTTTGTCATATGTGCCATCAGTGGCCATTTTCTCAATGTGCTTCATCCGCCTGACGCTTTTCTTAATGGTAGTATAATTAGTAAGCGTACCACCCAGCCATCGTTCGTTTATGTAATATGAACTAGACCTTTCAGCTTCGTTCTTAATAATGTCTTTTGCCTGTTTTTTGGTGCCTACAAAGAGAATTCTCTCCCCTGATTTAGTAATGTCAATGATTGCCTGACTGGCTGTCTTCA
Protein-coding regions in this window:
- a CDS encoding UMP kinase → MPPSQYKRVLLKLSGEALMGEQGLGIDPKIVENIASEIKEVNGMGVEMGIVIGGGNIFRGLSASARGMDRVSADYMGMLATVINAMALQDFLERTDVFTRVLTAINMEEVAEPFIRRRAIRHLEKGRVVIFAAGTGNPYFTTDTAAALRAVEIEADVILKGTKVNGVYDSDPNLNADAKRFDELSYLEVVKRRLQVMDTTAVTLCMDNKLPIVVFNITKQGYLKRVIQGEKLGTKIFGT
- the tsf gene encoding translation elongation factor Ts, translating into MTISADKVKALRERTGVGIMDCKSALTETDGDIDKAVELLRKMGVASAEKRAGRETDEGLVEAYIHAGSQLGVLVEINCETDFVAKTDDFKNFARDIAMQVAATGPRVVSREDFPQGEIDKELEIYKTQANNEGKPENIIERFVQGKLEKFYQENALMEQSYIKDPSKNIKELLAEVITKTGENINIRKFVRYQLGS
- the rpsB gene encoding 30S ribosomal protein S2, which translates into the protein MNVSLPDLLIAGSHFGHLTRRWNPKMKKYIFMERNGIYVIDLKKTLECLKTASQAIIDITKSGERILFVGTKKQAKDIIKNEAERSSSYYINERWLGGTLTNYTTIKKSVRRMKHIEKMATDGTYDKLLKKEILKIEREREKLDLVLGGIRDMNKLPGAMFVVDTKKETIAVAEAIKLNIPLIAIVDTNCDPEVVDYPIPANDDAFKSVSLITRAIADAVLEGMSSRVEPESEEGTVEVVPESTEAPKDEVIVTQDAGELETIAEKIKEVQAAEEIAKEKAEEKTSQD